A genomic segment from Streptomyces sp. NBC_01233 encodes:
- a CDS encoding mycoredoxin, with protein sequence MNDVTVYWRPGCPFCVKLRTQLRLARIPYRKVDIWRDPEAAAFVRSVADGNETVPTVVVGDHPAMVNPSVRRIREALHG encoded by the coding sequence ATGAACGACGTCACGGTGTACTGGCGGCCGGGGTGCCCGTTCTGCGTCAAGCTCCGCACGCAGCTGCGCCTGGCCCGGATCCCGTACCGGAAGGTCGACATCTGGCGGGACCCCGAGGCGGCGGCCTTCGTCCGCAGCGTGGCCGACGGCAACGAGACCGTCCCGACGGTGGTCGTCGGCGACCACCCGGCCATGGTGAACCCCTCCGTACGCCGGATCCGCGAGGCCCTGCACGGCTGA
- a CDS encoding C1 family peptidase, with protein MPEESVQAVGELRARLAARGARWSVMEHLADEEPVPRPSLGLEPGANLTPAEDVGLVDLRGMIGHESGNPHLTRRRAAHGFLPGPATTGAARPAAVDWRSRWGWPWITKVKDQNPCGSCWAFGAAGLVESMARIEHCVWAERSEGDVHDGLRFTCGQGSNPETALDWIKGNGGLADPDCWPYSTPPAGLPAARRDAWRAEYTPSWDRSGRTVRITDYVRLGDVEQQKVWLDTVGPLTACFDVYDDFFGLGSGVYHRTSDHLAGGHCVLIVGYDDAAGCWLFKNSWGTGYHVGGYGRIAYGEVDIDHWAKCGLRGTNIDPWAKRRLHTGNVYESGNGRAHRNFELLATTTGGRLQHWWREGDAPFAWARADAFANDVSGQPAFTGTTYNRNMESLHVTTGGRLRHWYFEQSVRVWRDGGAFGPGDAAVGSTPAFIQSDYGKPGNFEVVVRTADGRLHHWRRINGAPWNWNDGGRFASGIAHYGPALVQTRSRHLDVVAARTDGRMQLWWRDDPNGFAWRAGEVFGSGTPAVSAPCLIEGQYGAADEDTAGNYELCVAVAGGRVEHWWRGNAGGSAWSRSAVFGHDVAAVTGMLQGSFGFNLEVVVLRTDGLLQHYWRGGASRTGSGGGVGWHEGAVIGPVG; from the coding sequence ATGCCGGAGGAGTCTGTCCAGGCGGTGGGGGAGCTGCGGGCGCGGCTCGCGGCGCGGGGGGCGCGCTGGTCCGTCATGGAGCACCTGGCCGACGAGGAGCCGGTGCCGCGGCCCTCGCTTGGTCTGGAGCCCGGGGCGAACCTGACGCCCGCCGAGGACGTGGGGCTCGTCGATCTGCGGGGGATGATCGGGCACGAGAGCGGGAATCCCCACCTGACCCGGCGCCGGGCCGCCCACGGGTTCCTGCCGGGCCCGGCGACGACCGGAGCGGCCCGGCCCGCCGCCGTGGACTGGCGCAGCCGCTGGGGATGGCCGTGGATCACCAAGGTGAAGGACCAGAACCCGTGCGGTTCCTGCTGGGCCTTCGGCGCCGCCGGCCTGGTGGAGTCCATGGCCCGCATCGAGCACTGCGTATGGGCGGAGCGTTCCGAGGGGGACGTGCACGACGGTCTGCGCTTCACCTGCGGGCAGGGTTCCAATCCGGAGACCGCGCTCGACTGGATCAAGGGCAACGGGGGGCTCGCCGACCCGGACTGCTGGCCGTACAGCACCCCGCCCGCCGGTCTGCCCGCCGCCCGCCGCGACGCCTGGCGCGCCGAGTACACGCCCAGCTGGGACCGGTCCGGGCGCACCGTCCGGATCACCGACTACGTGCGGCTCGGCGACGTCGAGCAGCAGAAGGTCTGGCTGGACACGGTCGGCCCGCTGACCGCCTGCTTCGACGTGTACGACGACTTCTTCGGCCTGGGCTCCGGCGTCTACCACCGCACCAGCGACCACCTCGCGGGCGGCCACTGCGTGCTGATCGTCGGCTACGACGACGCGGCCGGCTGCTGGCTGTTCAAGAACTCCTGGGGGACCGGCTACCACGTCGGCGGCTACGGCCGGATCGCCTACGGCGAGGTCGACATCGACCACTGGGCCAAGTGCGGCCTGCGCGGCACCAACATCGACCCGTGGGCCAAGCGCCGCCTGCACACCGGCAACGTCTACGAGAGCGGCAACGGCCGCGCCCACCGCAACTTCGAGCTCCTCGCCACCACCACCGGCGGCCGTCTCCAGCACTGGTGGCGCGAGGGCGACGCCCCCTTCGCGTGGGCCCGCGCGGACGCCTTCGCGAACGACGTCTCCGGCCAGCCCGCCTTCACCGGGACCACCTACAACCGCAACATGGAGTCCCTGCACGTGACCACCGGCGGCCGGCTGCGCCACTGGTACTTCGAGCAGTCCGTGCGCGTCTGGCGCGACGGCGGCGCCTTCGGCCCGGGCGACGCGGCCGTCGGCTCGACCCCGGCCTTCATCCAGAGCGACTATGGCAAGCCCGGCAACTTCGAGGTCGTCGTGCGGACCGCCGACGGCCGCCTCCACCACTGGCGGCGCATCAACGGCGCTCCCTGGAACTGGAACGACGGCGGCCGCTTCGCCTCCGGCATCGCCCACTACGGCCCCGCCCTCGTCCAGACCCGCAGCCGCCACCTCGACGTGGTCGCCGCCCGGACCGACGGCCGCATGCAGCTGTGGTGGCGCGACGACCCGAACGGTTTCGCCTGGCGCGCCGGCGAGGTCTTCGGCAGCGGTACGCCGGCCGTCTCCGCGCCCTGCCTGATCGAGGGGCAGTACGGGGCAGCCGACGAGGACACCGCCGGGAACTACGAGCTGTGCGTGGCCGTCGCCGGCGGGCGCGTGGAGCACTGGTGGCGCGGCAACGCGGGCGGCTCGGCCTGGAGCCGCAGCGCGGTCTTCGGGCACGACGTCGCCGCGGTCACCGGGATGCTCCAGGGCAGTTTCGGGTTCAACCTGGAAGTCGTCGTCCTGCGCACCGACGGCCTCCTCCAGCACTACTGGCGTGGGGGCGCCTCCCGGACGGGGTCCGGGGGAGGGGTGGGCTGGCACGAGGGGGCGGTCATCGGCCCCGTCGGCTGA
- a CDS encoding protease inhibitor I42 family protein yields the protein MRSVVLSPGEPYELRLTGRGARGYVWTWQVTGDADVVAVTEGPTASGDGLPGAPVERTYVVRGLPPGGGRARIRFAQVRPPYPQEAPYDEFVLDVEVTPRTGGAA from the coding sequence ATGCGGAGCGTCGTGCTGAGCCCCGGTGAACCGTACGAGCTGCGGCTCACCGGCCGCGGCGCGCGCGGGTACGTGTGGACCTGGCAGGTCACGGGGGACGCGGACGTGGTGGCGGTGACGGAGGGGCCGACGGCCTCCGGTGACGGCCTCCCCGGGGCCCCGGTCGAGCGGACGTACGTCGTACGGGGCCTTCCCCCGGGCGGTGGCCGGGCCCGGATCCGCTTCGCCCAGGTCCGGCCGCCCTACCCGCAGGAGGCCCCGTACGACGAGTTCGTGCTGGACGTGGAGGTCACCCCGCGGACGGGCGGCGCGGCCTGA
- a CDS encoding DUF418 domain-containing protein: MADTLAPVVRTTTRLPLLDVLRGAAVLGTLMTNVWIFASPGSEWSVLQGGLDLPDPVAEPSAAVIAESVFRFLADGKFLSLLTILFGVGLAIQYDSAARRGEPWPGRYPRRAAFLFLEGTVHFVLVFAWDVLMGYAVTALLVAWLLARSEKVRRVAMWTAGGLHLALVGLVTLGDLAGPASGPEAPDPQAVRLYAHGSWSDQIAFRFDHALALRIEPVFSFGLLVFLFLLGVRLHRAGAFAPTADGRRIRVRLAAWGLGAGLPLGAAAALGGSDFFFLGRYGTAPLIAVGYIGLIGCALDRFRVPGADALGSVGRTALSCYVAQNLLCMLLCYGLGLGLADRLGGSGPWWVMGLWAGVSLALTAGSRLWLRRFERGPLEAVQHAALRPRRPSAG; the protein is encoded by the coding sequence ATGGCCGACACCCTCGCCCCGGTGGTCCGCACGACCACCCGGCTCCCCCTGTTGGACGTCCTGCGCGGCGCCGCCGTCCTCGGCACCCTCATGACCAACGTCTGGATCTTCGCCTCCCCCGGCTCGGAGTGGAGCGTGCTCCAGGGCGGTCTGGACCTGCCCGACCCGGTCGCCGAGCCAAGCGCCGCCGTGATCGCCGAGAGCGTGTTCCGGTTCCTCGCGGACGGGAAGTTCCTGTCCCTGCTGACGATCCTGTTCGGGGTCGGCCTGGCCATCCAGTACGACTCCGCCGCGCGCCGCGGCGAGCCCTGGCCCGGCCGCTACCCGCGGCGGGCCGCGTTCCTCTTCCTGGAGGGCACGGTCCACTTCGTCCTCGTCTTCGCCTGGGACGTGCTGATGGGCTACGCCGTAACCGCCCTGCTGGTGGCCTGGCTGCTGGCCCGCTCCGAGAAGGTGCGGCGGGTGGCGATGTGGACCGCGGGCGGGCTGCACCTGGCCCTGGTCGGCCTCGTGACGCTCGGGGACCTCGCCGGTCCGGCCTCCGGACCCGAGGCCCCCGACCCACAGGCCGTCCGCCTCTACGCCCACGGCAGCTGGTCCGACCAGATCGCCTTCCGGTTCGACCACGCCCTCGCGCTGCGCATCGAGCCCGTCTTCTCCTTCGGACTGCTGGTCTTCCTCTTCCTCCTCGGCGTCAGGCTGCACCGCGCCGGCGCCTTCGCCCCGACCGCCGACGGGCGCCGGATCCGGGTCCGGTTGGCCGCCTGGGGCCTCGGCGCCGGTCTGCCGCTGGGCGCCGCCGCCGCGCTCGGCGGATCCGACTTCTTCTTCCTGGGCCGCTACGGCACCGCTCCGCTGATCGCCGTCGGGTACATCGGCCTGATCGGCTGCGCCCTCGACCGGTTCCGGGTCCCCGGCGCCGACGCCCTCGGCTCCGTCGGCCGCACCGCCCTGTCCTGCTACGTCGCCCAGAACCTGCTCTGCATGCTGCTCTGCTACGGCCTCGGGCTGGGCCTCGCCGACCGGCTGGGCGGCAGCGGCCCCTGGTGGGTGATGGGCCTGTGGGCCGGAGTGAGCCTGGCCCTGACGGCCGGGTCGCGGCTGTGGCTGCGCCGCTTCGAGCGCGGCCCCCTGGAGGCCGTGCAGCACGCGGCCCTCAGGCCGCGCCGCCCGTCCGCGGGGTGA
- a CDS encoding GntR family transcriptional regulator, which translates to MSAATPAATSTATSTATAAERVYQHVKHGVLDRRYEGGTLLTEGELAEAVGVSRTPVREALLRLETEGLLKLYPKKGALVLPVSAQEITDVLETRLLVEEFTVRRAVPAPPGLLDRLAALLEEQRRHAAEGDLAAMMAADRGFHAEIVRSAGNQILCRLYDQLRDRQLRMGVALLHAHPDRLERTLAEHTEILDALRAGDADTAAAVVRGHIGRVGELVRGPGR; encoded by the coding sequence ATGTCCGCCGCCACCCCCGCCGCCACCAGCACCGCCACCAGCACCGCGACCGCCGCCGAACGCGTCTACCAGCACGTCAAGCACGGTGTGCTCGACCGCCGTTACGAAGGCGGCACCCTCCTCACCGAGGGCGAACTCGCCGAGGCCGTCGGAGTGTCCCGCACGCCGGTCCGCGAGGCGCTGCTGCGTCTGGAGACCGAGGGGCTGCTGAAGCTGTACCCGAAGAAGGGCGCGCTGGTGCTGCCGGTCTCCGCGCAGGAGATCACGGACGTGCTCGAAACCCGGCTGCTGGTCGAGGAGTTCACCGTCCGCAGAGCCGTACCGGCGCCACCCGGCCTGCTGGACCGGCTCGCCGCCCTGCTGGAGGAACAGCGCCGGCACGCCGCCGAGGGAGACCTCGCCGCGATGATGGCCGCCGACCGGGGCTTCCACGCCGAGATCGTGCGCAGCGCCGGCAATCAGATCCTGTGCCGCCTCTACGACCAACTCCGCGACCGGCAGCTGCGGATGGGCGTGGCCCTGCTGCACGCCCACCCCGACCGGCTGGAGCGGACCCTGGCCGAGCACACCGAGATCCTGGACGCGCTGCGCGCCGGGGACGCGGACACGGCCGCCGCGGTGGTCCGCGGCCACATCGGGCGGGTCGGGGAACTGGTCCGGGGGCCGGGCCGGTGA
- a CDS encoding MFS transporter → MTARGSAPQPVKDPPGGGRAVAVWSIGVAVYFVAVIFRTSLGVAGLDAADRFHVNASALAAFSLLQLLVYAGMQIPVGLMVDRLGTKKVLTLGAVLFTVGQLGFALSPSYGMALAARALLGCGDAMTFISVLRLGTRWFPARRGPLMAQLAGLVGMAGNLVSTLVLAPVLHGVGWTAAFAGSAAAGLVVLVPLVLFLRDHPEGHEPAPAGVRAAGASAGASGGFVRRQIRESWSEPGTRLGLWVHFTTQFPAMVFLLLWGMPFLVEAQGLSRTTAGGLLTLVVASNMALGLVYGQIVGRRQSARIPLALGTVGLTALLWAAVLAHPGDRAPMGLLIALCLVLGGCGPASMIGFDFARPANPAERQGTASGITNMGGFIASMTTLLTVGVLLDATGDNYRIAFSTVFILEALGVSQILRLRRGALAREAAREAGRHRITIPAPASVPAGGAVRGGAEPGAGRGA, encoded by the coding sequence GTGACCGCCCGGGGGAGTGCGCCGCAGCCGGTCAAGGACCCGCCCGGCGGCGGACGGGCCGTCGCCGTCTGGTCCATCGGCGTCGCCGTCTACTTCGTGGCGGTGATCTTCCGTACCAGCCTGGGCGTGGCCGGTCTCGACGCCGCCGACCGCTTCCACGTCAACGCCTCGGCGCTGGCCGCCTTCTCCCTCCTCCAGCTGCTCGTCTACGCGGGCATGCAGATACCCGTGGGCCTGATGGTCGACCGGCTCGGCACCAAGAAGGTGCTGACGCTGGGCGCGGTGCTCTTCACCGTCGGCCAGCTCGGCTTCGCGCTCTCGCCCTCCTACGGGATGGCGCTCGCCGCACGGGCGCTGCTCGGCTGCGGCGACGCGATGACCTTCATCTCGGTGCTGCGGCTCGGCACCCGGTGGTTCCCGGCCCGCCGTGGGCCGCTGATGGCGCAGCTCGCCGGGCTGGTCGGCATGGCGGGCAACCTCGTCTCCACGCTCGTCCTCGCCCCCGTCCTGCACGGGGTCGGCTGGACCGCGGCCTTCGCGGGGAGCGCGGCGGCCGGCCTGGTGGTGCTGGTGCCGCTGGTGCTGTTCCTGCGGGACCACCCGGAGGGGCACGAGCCGGCGCCGGCCGGGGTCCGGGCCGCGGGGGCTTCCGCGGGGGCTTCCGGGGGGTTCGTCCGCCGCCAGATCAGGGAGTCCTGGAGCGAACCGGGCACCCGCCTCGGCCTGTGGGTGCACTTCACGACGCAGTTCCCGGCGATGGTGTTCCTGCTGCTGTGGGGGATGCCGTTCCTGGTCGAGGCGCAGGGGCTGTCGCGGACCACCGCGGGCGGACTGCTGACGCTGGTGGTCGCCTCCAACATGGCGCTCGGGCTGGTCTACGGCCAGATCGTCGGCCGCCGCCAGTCCGCGCGGATCCCGCTCGCACTGGGCACGGTCGGCCTCACGGCCCTCCTCTGGGCGGCCGTCCTCGCCCACCCGGGGGACAGGGCGCCGATGGGGCTGCTGATCGCCCTGTGCCTGGTCCTCGGCGGCTGCGGTCCGGCGTCGATGATCGGCTTCGACTTCGCCCGCCCGGCCAACCCGGCGGAGCGCCAGGGCACCGCCTCCGGGATCACGAACATGGGCGGCTTCATCGCGTCGATGACCACGCTGCTGACCGTGGGCGTCCTGCTCGACGCCACCGGCGACAACTACCGCATCGCCTTCTCGACGGTGTTCATCCTCGAAGCGCTGGGCGTCTCCCAGATCCTCCGGCTGCGCCGCGGCGCACTGGCCCGGGAGGCGGCCCGGGAGGCGGGCCGCCACCGCATCACGATCCCCGCACCCGCGTCCGTACCCGCAGGTGGGGCCGTACGCGGCGGCGCGGAACCGGGTGCGGGACGGGGTGCGTAA
- a CDS encoding helix-turn-helix domain-containing protein, with protein MWTKLSADTVPEAERFEWFNDVVSSSLMPTALASERSADFHAAAAVLDLGAVQVSSFEYSHVRSRRTPALIRRGDPEQYQLSLLTRGRMWMSQCGGEAELAPGDMILWDTSHPFEADCRPGKGTLGALVVQLPRTALPLRAGRIDPLLGRRIGAESGMAAILAQFLTSLETHGSECSPQELQRLGTVAVELSAACLAQRVDAYGELPAEARTRALRERIDVFIEHHLGDPELAPGLIAAAHGISVRRLHLLFRDGSESVSATVRRRRLERCRDDLARPELAGRPVHDIAARWCFGNAAAFSRAFREAYGISPTALRRAAARAGQPQQSQQP; from the coding sequence ATGTGGACGAAGCTGTCCGCCGACACCGTGCCGGAGGCGGAGCGGTTCGAGTGGTTCAACGACGTCGTCTCCAGCTCGCTGATGCCGACCGCCCTCGCCAGTGAGCGGTCCGCCGATTTTCATGCGGCGGCGGCGGTGCTGGACCTCGGAGCCGTACAGGTGTCGTCCTTCGAGTACTCGCACGTACGGTCGCGGCGCACGCCCGCACTCATCCGGCGCGGGGACCCCGAGCAGTACCAGCTGTCGCTGCTGACCCGCGGCCGGATGTGGATGTCCCAGTGCGGCGGCGAAGCGGAACTCGCCCCCGGCGACATGATCCTCTGGGACACCTCGCACCCCTTCGAGGCCGACTGCCGCCCCGGGAAGGGCACGCTCGGGGCGCTGGTCGTCCAGCTCCCGAGGACCGCGCTGCCCCTGCGCGCCGGCCGGATCGACCCGCTGCTCGGCCGCCGCATCGGTGCGGAGAGCGGGATGGCCGCGATCCTGGCGCAGTTCCTCACCTCGCTCGAAACGCACGGCTCCGAATGCTCGCCCCAGGAGCTCCAGCGGCTCGGCACGGTGGCCGTCGAACTGTCCGCCGCCTGCCTCGCCCAGCGCGTCGACGCCTACGGGGAACTCCCCGCCGAGGCCCGCACCCGCGCCCTGCGCGAGCGGATCGACGTCTTCATCGAGCACCACCTCGGGGACCCCGAACTGGCCCCGGGCCTGATCGCCGCCGCGCACGGGATCTCCGTACGCCGCCTCCACCTGCTGTTCCGCGACGGATCGGAGAGCGTCTCGGCCACCGTCCGGCGCCGCCGCCTGGAACGCTGCCGCGACGATCTGGCCCGCCCGGAGCTGGCCGGCCGCCCCGTCCACGACATCGCCGCCCGCTGGTGCTTCGGCAACGCCGCGGCCTTCAGCCGTGCCTTCCGCGAGGCGTACGGAATCAGCCCCACCGCATTGCGCCGCGCCGCAGCGCGCGCCGGGCAGCCCCAGCAGTCCCAGCAGCCCTAG
- a CDS encoding maleylpyruvate isomerase family mycothiol-dependent enzyme translates to MTVHPSLQPYADAWTHSIEAISELVLPLTEGEWNRATPCPGWSVRDVVSHIIGIECEQLGDPRPIHTVARDLRHVVDEFSRYMEVQVDVRRHHTAPEMTSELEYTVIRRSRQLRNEKRDPDTMVRGPLGDQVTLEHALRLRAFDVWIHEQDLRAALGVPGNWDAPGAYVARDLLLAGLPKVVAKRAGAPVNSAVVIDVHGALEFMRTVRVDADGRGTVDKSPSLGPAVTLTLDWETYVRLAAGRVRAHVVADRVKVEGDAELAEAILTQFAVTP, encoded by the coding sequence TTGACCGTCCATCCCAGCCTTCAGCCCTATGCCGACGCGTGGACGCACTCCATCGAGGCAATATCCGAGCTGGTCCTCCCCCTGACGGAGGGCGAGTGGAACCGGGCGACGCCGTGTCCCGGCTGGTCGGTCCGCGACGTCGTGTCACACATCATCGGCATCGAATGCGAGCAGCTCGGGGACCCGCGGCCGATCCACACCGTGGCGCGGGACCTGCGGCACGTGGTGGACGAGTTCAGCCGGTACATGGAGGTGCAGGTCGACGTGCGGCGTCACCACACCGCGCCGGAGATGACCTCGGAGCTGGAGTACACCGTCATCCGGCGCTCGCGGCAGCTGCGCAACGAGAAGCGGGATCCGGACACGATGGTGCGGGGTCCGCTGGGCGACCAGGTGACGCTGGAGCACGCGCTGCGGCTGCGCGCGTTCGACGTGTGGATCCACGAGCAGGACCTGCGGGCGGCGCTGGGCGTGCCGGGGAACTGGGACGCGCCGGGTGCGTACGTGGCGCGGGACCTCCTGCTGGCCGGGCTGCCGAAGGTGGTGGCGAAGCGGGCCGGGGCGCCGGTGAACTCGGCGGTGGTCATCGACGTGCACGGTGCGCTGGAGTTCATGCGGACGGTACGCGTGGACGCCGACGGCCGCGGCACGGTGGACAAGTCGCCGTCGCTGGGCCCGGCCGTGACGCTGACCCTGGACTGGGAGACGTACGTCCGGCTGGCGGCGGGGCGGGTGCGGGCGCACGTCGTCGCCGACCGGGTGAAGGTGGAGGGCGACGCGGAGCTGGCGGAGGCCATCCTCACGCAGTTCGCCGTGACGCCCTAG
- a CDS encoding carbon-nitrogen family hydrolase: protein MRASLIQIAVNEGESVTSRRARVAELVREQADSDLVVLPELWPVGAFAYEQFETEAEPLDGPTYEAMSKAARDAGVWLHAGSIVERAGDGSLYNTALVLSPAGELAATYRKIHRFGFDQGEAVLMSPGDSLTTVVLPEQTLGIATCYDLRFPELFRGLVDAGATTMVVAAGWPARRRSHWTLLNRARAVEDQSYVLACGLAGTHAGVEQAGHSLVVDPWGEVLAEAGPGEAVLTVDLDPAKVPDTRAQFPALKDRRLGR, encoded by the coding sequence GTGCGCGCCTCGCTGATCCAAATCGCAGTGAACGAGGGCGAGTCGGTGACTTCCCGACGTGCCCGCGTGGCCGAGCTCGTACGCGAGCAGGCGGACTCCGACCTCGTCGTGCTGCCGGAACTGTGGCCCGTCGGCGCCTTCGCCTACGAGCAGTTCGAGACCGAGGCCGAACCACTGGACGGCCCGACCTACGAAGCCATGTCCAAGGCCGCCCGCGACGCCGGGGTCTGGCTGCACGCCGGCTCGATCGTGGAGCGCGCGGGCGACGGCTCCCTCTACAACACGGCCCTCGTCCTCTCCCCGGCCGGCGAGCTGGCCGCCACCTACCGGAAGATCCACCGCTTCGGCTTCGACCAGGGCGAGGCGGTGCTCATGTCGCCGGGCGACTCCCTGACCACGGTGGTGCTGCCGGAGCAGACCCTCGGCATCGCCACCTGCTACGACCTGCGCTTCCCGGAGCTGTTCCGCGGCCTGGTCGACGCCGGGGCCACCACGATGGTCGTCGCGGCGGGCTGGCCCGCGCGCCGCCGGTCGCACTGGACCCTGCTCAACCGGGCACGCGCCGTCGAGGACCAGTCGTACGTCCTGGCGTGCGGGCTGGCCGGCACCCACGCGGGCGTGGAGCAGGCCGGGCACAGCCTGGTGGTGGACCCGTGGGGCGAGGTCCTGGCGGAGGCGGGCCCCGGCGAGGCGGTCCTCACCGTGGACCTGGACCCGGCCAAGGTGCCCGACACCCGCGCCCAGTTCCCGGCCCTGAAGGACCGCCGCCTCGGCCGCTGA
- a CDS encoding LURP-one-related family protein yields MKYLVRDKMPAVGDDYRIEDEDGRHAFLVDGKALRFRDTLELKDPDGRILITLREKLLVLRDAMTLERGGHLPAVAGGERRLAVIRRKRFTGSSRSSTTGSCSRWSHGSGTGSARRTRWTWSARTRRCWSRSRCA; encoded by the coding sequence ATGAAATACCTCGTACGGGACAAAATGCCGGCCGTCGGGGACGACTACCGGATCGAGGACGAGGACGGGCGCCACGCCTTCCTCGTCGACGGGAAGGCGCTGCGGTTCCGGGACACGCTGGAGCTGAAGGATCCGGACGGGCGGATCCTGATCACCTTGCGGGAGAAGCTGCTCGTGCTGCGCGACGCGATGACGCTGGAGCGTGGGGGCCACCTCCCAGCGGTAGCCGGGGGAGAGCGGCGGCTCGCGGTGATCCGCAGGAAGCGGTTCACCGGGAGTTCAAGGTCGAGTACGACGGGGAGCTGCTCGCGCTGGTCTCACGGCAGTGGCACCGGGTCCGCGAGACGTACGCGGTGGACGTGGTCCGCGAGGACGCGGCGCTGCTGGTCGCGGTCGCGGTGTGCGTGA
- a CDS encoding DUF4240 domain-containing protein, with translation MDKQTFWQLIETARAGDAADEVAGRAAELLAARPAAEIAAAQQVLWDLLAESYRSPLWAAAYVINGGCSDDGFDYFRGWLLTQGRDAFEAALADPDSLAAHPAVREAAADGHELWDEEALSIAWTAYESATGRELPADSFTISYPPLDPSWDFDFDDTAELSPRLPRLSALFDHS, from the coding sequence ATGGACAAGCAGACGTTCTGGCAGTTGATCGAGACGGCCCGCGCGGGCGATGCGGCGGACGAGGTGGCGGGGCGGGCGGCGGAGCTGCTGGCCGCCCGTCCGGCGGCGGAGATAGCCGCGGCCCAGCAGGTGCTGTGGGACCTGCTGGCGGAGTCCTACCGCAGCCCGCTCTGGGCCGCGGCCTACGTGATCAACGGCGGCTGCTCGGACGACGGCTTCGACTACTTCCGCGGCTGGCTCCTCACCCAGGGCCGGGACGCCTTCGAAGCGGCCCTGGCCGACCCGGACTCCCTGGCTGCCCACCCGGCGGTCCGCGAGGCCGCGGCCGACGGCCACGAACTGTGGGACGAGGAGGCCCTGTCGATCGCCTGGACCGCCTACGAGTCCGCCACCGGCCGCGAACTCCCGGCGGACTCCTTCACGATCAGCTACCCGCCCCTGGACCCGTCCTGGGACTTCGACTTCGACGACACGGCCGAACTCTCGCCGCGCCTGCCGCGCCTGAGCGCCCTCTTCGATCACTCGTAG
- a CDS encoding MSMEG_1061 family FMN-dependent PPOX-type flavoprotein → MTIFDAVNATAVRSADQLRELYEEPGEMARRKAVDRIHEAARAVIGRSSLVFVASAGADGSCDVTPRGGPPGFVAVLDEFTLAVPDATGNKRLDTVHNIVETGRAGLIFVIPGRATTLRVNGRACVCADPRLLEQLTAVGKPPRSAIVVGVEEAYQHCPKAFLRSGAWKPGQWLAEDAAPSSAEVTLSHLDLPGLTIEDVRRQERESLQYRYE, encoded by the coding sequence GTGACGATATTCGACGCCGTGAACGCCACCGCCGTGCGGAGCGCGGACCAGTTGCGCGAGCTGTACGAGGAGCCCGGTGAGATGGCCCGGCGCAAGGCCGTGGACCGGATCCACGAGGCCGCCCGGGCTGTCATCGGGCGGTCGTCGCTGGTGTTCGTCGCCAGCGCCGGCGCCGACGGGAGCTGCGACGTGACGCCCCGGGGCGGGCCGCCCGGATTCGTGGCCGTCCTCGACGAGTTCACCCTCGCCGTCCCCGACGCCACCGGCAACAAGCGGCTCGACACCGTCCACAACATCGTGGAGACGGGCCGGGCCGGGCTGATCTTCGTCATCCCCGGCCGGGCCACCACGCTGCGCGTGAACGGACGCGCCTGCGTCTGCGCCGACCCCCGGCTGCTGGAGCAGCTGACCGCCGTCGGCAAGCCGCCGCGCAGCGCGATCGTCGTGGGGGTCGAGGAGGCGTACCAGCACTGCCCAAAGGCGTTCCTGCGCAGCGGCGCGTGGAAGCCCGGGCAGTGGCTCGCCGAGGACGCCGCCCCGAGCTCCGCCGAGGTCACCCTCTCCCACCTGGACCTGCCCGGTCTGACGATCGAGGACGTCCGCCGGCAGGAGCGCGAGTCGCTGCAGTACCGCTACGAGTGA
- a CDS encoding Uma2 family endonuclease: MTTAHNYGEGIDPEHALKYAIQHHSGDRTEIVEGVISNVTPSWDHENAADEIRDQIRPRVKELGCVTGSGNLDLPGSSNWYIPDLAVVPKALAKGGSALLPDQVLLVVEITSESNAETDRVVKRKRYAEYGAPLYLLVDRMEKTVTLFAEPGRLGYTKVDGPHPFGTPVRLPEPFGIELDTSGL, encoded by the coding sequence ATGACCACCGCGCACAACTACGGCGAGGGCATCGATCCCGAGCACGCCCTCAAGTACGCCATCCAGCACCACAGCGGGGACCGCACCGAGATCGTCGAAGGGGTCATCAGCAACGTGACGCCGAGCTGGGACCACGAGAACGCGGCCGACGAGATCCGTGATCAGATCCGCCCCCGGGTCAAGGAGCTGGGCTGCGTCACCGGCTCGGGAAACCTGGACCTTCCAGGTTCGTCGAACTGGTACATCCCCGACCTCGCCGTCGTCCCCAAGGCGCTGGCGAAGGGCGGGAGTGCTCTGCTGCCGGACCAGGTGCTGCTCGTCGTCGAGATCACTTCCGAGTCCAACGCCGAGACCGACCGGGTCGTCAAGCGGAAGCGGTACGCGGAATACGGCGCGCCCTTGTACCTGCTGGTCGACCGGATGGAGAAGACGGTCACGCTGTTCGCCGAGCCCGGGCGGCTCGGCTACACCAAGGTGGACGGGCCGCATCCGTTCGGGACGCCGGTGCGGCTGCCCGAGCCGTTCGGGATCGAGCTCGACACCAGCGGGCTCTAG